In a single window of the Drosophila albomicans strain 15112-1751.03 chromosome 3, ASM965048v2, whole genome shotgun sequence genome:
- the LOC117568234 gene encoding involucrin has protein sequence MKVAILIALVALVGSSVAMTLARNETPRYGKPVVVDATPKFDVSKYDHIVAEVRPLGVKHQEREELQFVDEQKPHHEEQQRPHHVELEIKQQEQQKPHHVELEIKQQQQEQQRPQHVELEIKHQQREQERPQHLELEIVAEHQQHHRPQHVELEFHQPQREQESPKVKVEIHQQQKEQKPHHIELNIHQEQPQERPHYVDVEFKPQRPEPHHIELELVANQHQQQPQKVQFANPQDFDMLPHHLQLAL, from the coding sequence TGGGTAGCAGCGTTGCCATGACGTTGGCCCGCAACGAAACTCCACGTTACGGCAAACCCGTGGTGGTCGATGCCACGCCCAAGTTTGATGTATCCAAATACGATCACATTGTGGCTGAGGTGCGTCCATTGGGCGTCAAGCATCAGGAGCGTGAGGAGCTGCAGTTTGTTGATGAGCAGAAGCCCCACCATGAGGAGCAGCAGAGACCTCATCACGTCGAGCTGGAGATCAAGCAGCAGGAACAACAGAAGCCACACCACGTTGAGCTGGAGatcaagcagcaacaacaggagcagcagagACCACAACACGTTGAGCTGGAGATCAAGCATCAGCAGCGCGAGCAGGAGAGGCCACAACATCTGGAGTTGGAGATTGTTGCCGAGCATCAGCAGCACCACAGGCCACAACACGTTGAGTTGGAATTCCATCAGCCGCAGCGCGAGCAGGAATCCCCCAAAGTCAAAGTGGAAATTCACCAGCAGCAGAAGGAACAGAAGCCACACCATATCGAGCTGAATATCCATCAGGAGCAACCTCAAGAGCGTCCTCATTATGTTGATGTGGAGTTCAAGCCTCAGCGTCCTGAGCCACATCACATCGAACTGGAGCTGGTGGCCAaccagcatcagcagcagccacagaaAGTCCAGTTTGCAAATCCTCAGGACTTCGACATGCTGCCACATCATCTGCAATTGGCTCTTTAA